From a region of the Oenanthe melanoleuca isolate GR-GAL-2019-014 unplaced genomic scaffold, OMel1.0 S100, whole genome shotgun sequence genome:
- the PHOSPHO2 gene encoding pyridoxal phosphate phosphatase PHOSPHO2 isoform X2: MLQLCVLAGGVRPIQVHPRPASPPLWRRNVCRRRRRDPQRRPGFPGNRGSFSRSKAVAAGAFRRRGEQWHRVGGGRCAASAGAAPPPRSPAPGGPPHTERRKGATPGSPDPPPQPVPEHLVSLRRARTR; this comes from the coding sequence ATGCTCCAGCTCTGCGTCCTGGCGGGCGGCGTCCGGCCCATCCAGGTCCATCCTCGGCCTGCTTCGCCGCCTCTCTGGAGACGGAACGTCTGCcgaaggagaaggagggatcCTCAGCGGCGGCCCGGCTTCCCGGGAAATCGGGGTTCCTTCTCCCGCTCAAAGGCGGTGGCCGCGGGAGCCTTCCGGCGCCGAGGCGAACAATGGCACCGAGTGGGAGGTGGGCGCTGCGCCGCGAGTGCCGGAGCGGCACCGCCCCCGCGCAGCCCCGCCCCGGGCGGGCCGCCACACACGGAGCGAAGGAAGGGAGCCACCCCCGGGAGTCCGGACCCTCCTCCCCAGCCGGTTCCGGAGCATCTCGTTTCCCTGCGACGCGCCCGTACCCG